The following are encoded together in the Ignavibacteriales bacterium genome:
- the panB gene encoding 3-methyl-2-oxobutanoate hydroxymethyltransferase: MSTEQEIKRITTKSLALLKKKKIKITALTAYDFITAKLLDNAGIDIILVGDSLSNVFQGNETTLPVTMDEMIYHTKSVAKGVNRAMVVVDMPFMSYQLSIDEGFRNAGRIMKETSASAVKLEGGERVAETIKKITEAGIPVMGHVGLTPQSIHQFGSYRERGRSKAEADEILNDAKTIEQAGAFCIVIEKIPASLAKKISASVVVPTIGIGAGVYCDGQILVTPDMLGLNMDFHPRFVRHYSNLADTMTEAFKKYIEDIRDKKFPCPDESY, translated from the coding sequence ATGAGTACCGAACAGGAAATCAAACGGATCACAACAAAAAGTCTTGCTTTGCTAAAAAAGAAAAAGATAAAAATCACTGCTTTAACCGCTTATGATTTTATCACTGCAAAACTTTTAGACAATGCCGGAATAGATATTATACTTGTTGGAGATTCGCTCAGCAATGTATTTCAAGGTAATGAAACCACCCTTCCGGTTACGATGGACGAAATGATCTACCATACAAAATCAGTGGCAAAGGGAGTAAACAGAGCAATGGTTGTGGTTGATATGCCTTTTATGTCGTATCAACTAAGTATTGATGAAGGCTTCAGAAACGCCGGAAGAATAATGAAAGAAACATCGGCGAGCGCTGTAAAACTTGAAGGGGGTGAGAGAGTCGCCGAAACAATCAAAAAAATTACCGAAGCCGGTATTCCGGTTATGGGACATGTTGGATTAACTCCGCAAAGCATCCATCAATTCGGAAGTTATCGGGAACGCGGCAGGTCTAAAGCCGAAGCAGATGAAATATTAAACGATGCAAAGACAATTGAACAGGCTGGCGCTTTTTGTATTGTGATAGAAAAAATTCCTGCTTCACTTGCGAAAAAAATTTCGGCTTCAGTTGTTGTTCCAACGATAGGAATTGGAGCCGGTGTTTATTGTGACGGACAAATTTTGGTAACACCGGACATGCTCGGGTTGAATATGGATTTTCATCCAAGATTTGTGAGACATTATTCAAACCTTGCTGATACAATGACAGAAGCTTTTAAAAAATATATTGAAGACATAAGGGATAAAAAATTTCCGTGCCCAGACGAAAGCTATTAA
- the rfaE2 gene encoding D-glycero-beta-D-manno-heptose 1-phosphate adenylyltransferase produces MIVTLEQIIDIRNKLRSENKKVVFTNGCFDILHAGHIDYLSKSKKLGDILIVGVNSDSSIKRIKGDKRPIMNEVDRAFILSNLKPVDYVILFDENTPAEIIDQIIPDILVKGADWEVAKIIGREVVEKNGGEVKTITFVNDVSTSKIIDKILKRYTH; encoded by the coding sequence ATGATAGTTACGTTAGAACAGATAATTGACATTAGAAATAAATTAAGGTCCGAAAATAAAAAAGTTGTTTTCACGAATGGATGTTTTGACATATTACACGCCGGTCATATTGATTATCTTTCTAAATCTAAAAAATTAGGAGACATCCTTATTGTTGGAGTAAACAGTGATTCTTCAATCAAAAGAATTAAAGGCGATAAGCGTCCTATAATGAATGAAGTTGACAGAGCTTTTATTTTATCAAACCTTAAACCCGTAGATTACGTTATCCTATTTGATGAAAATACTCCTGCTGAAATTATAGATCAGATTATCCCGGATATACTTGTTAAAGGTGCTGATTGGGAGGTCGCAAAAATTATTGGCAGAGAAGTAGTTGAAAAAAACGGGGGTGAAGTTAAAACAATTACTTTCGTTAATGATGTTTCTACTTCCAAAATAATTGATAAAATTCTGAAGAGATACACTCATTAA
- the rnr gene encoding ribonuclease R, giving the protein MKKKIVSFFKKNSSASFKTKDIAHKLDYTSDHDYQEMKSVLHSLTSEGYLSRTGKRYRLNLISESNKVTGIFQLNEGGYGFVITPSKNNPDIFIASRNISTAFHGDTVEVLLFAKQKGKNPEGQIINILKRHRSQLVGVLKKSNSFYVVKPDEAMIHRDIYINSEYLHNAKVGEKVVVGNIKWESSMLNPEGEIFEVLGTPGSIDSEVTSIAMEFNLRNKFSPKVLKEAEQIELITEAKELKSRLDFRDEIVFTIDPEDAKDFDDALSVNKLENGNFKVGIHIADVSHYVRPDSELDKEALQRGNSVYLVGAVIPMLPEKLSNGVCSLVPGEDRLTYSVIAELTSRGKLVDYKMGKSIIHSKRRFTYAEVQEIIETEQGDFKEQVIALNSLARTLRKKRMREGSIEFFSSEVKFKLDESGKPVEIILKEAKESNMLVEEFMLLANKIVAQHIAQPKSTKANSFIYRVHDKPDPEKIIEFARFVKSLGYHFDAQSMSSIKFNELIESIRGKEEEAVVNELAIRSMAKAVYSPQNIGHYGLGFKYYTHFTSPIRRYADLLVHRLLFGYTKKSDVKKYSFKELQEICDYISQTERDAVDAERLSVKLKQIEFLEDHLGEEFHAVISGVTFFGIFVKITSILAEGLVRVKDLEGDFYVYDERKYSLVGRKTKKQFRLGDKIIVKLIRVDSEKNELDFIIVE; this is encoded by the coding sequence ATGAAAAAGAAAATTGTTTCATTCTTCAAGAAAAACTCTTCTGCGTCTTTTAAAACAAAGGATATAGCACACAAATTAGATTACACTTCAGATCACGATTATCAGGAAATGAAGTCCGTCCTTCATTCTCTGACTTCAGAAGGCTACCTTTCGCGGACAGGAAAAAGATACAGGCTCAATTTAATTTCCGAATCTAATAAAGTGACCGGTATCTTCCAATTGAACGAGGGGGGATATGGTTTTGTGATTACACCTTCTAAAAATAATCCTGATATTTTCATCGCATCAAGGAATATTTCTACTGCATTTCATGGTGACACGGTTGAAGTTTTGTTATTTGCCAAACAGAAAGGAAAAAATCCCGAAGGGCAAATAATAAATATTCTTAAACGACATCGAAGCCAGTTGGTGGGGGTGTTAAAAAAATCGAATTCATTTTATGTTGTGAAACCTGACGAAGCGATGATTCACAGAGATATCTACATCAATTCCGAATATTTGCATAATGCGAAGGTTGGAGAAAAGGTAGTTGTCGGAAATATCAAGTGGGAATCATCAATGCTTAATCCCGAAGGAGAAATTTTTGAAGTATTAGGTACGCCAGGCTCAATAGATTCAGAAGTCACTTCAATTGCGATGGAATTTAACCTTCGAAATAAATTTTCACCGAAAGTGTTGAAAGAAGCAGAGCAGATTGAATTGATCACAGAGGCTAAAGAGTTGAAATCACGATTAGATTTTCGGGATGAAATCGTCTTTACTATTGACCCTGAAGATGCAAAAGATTTTGATGATGCTTTATCAGTGAACAAATTAGAGAACGGCAACTTCAAAGTTGGAATTCACATCGCAGATGTTAGTCATTATGTAAGACCCGATTCAGAACTAGATAAAGAAGCGCTTCAACGCGGTAATAGTGTATATCTTGTTGGCGCAGTGATTCCAATGCTTCCAGAAAAACTTTCAAATGGTGTTTGTTCACTAGTCCCGGGTGAAGATCGGTTAACTTACTCAGTGATTGCGGAGCTTACTTCACGTGGGAAGTTAGTGGATTATAAAATGGGGAAATCAATTATTCACAGCAAAAGAAGATTTACTTATGCCGAAGTTCAGGAAATTATAGAAACCGAACAAGGAGATTTTAAGGAACAAGTGATTGCGCTCAATTCGCTTGCACGCACATTACGGAAAAAAAGAATGCGCGAAGGCAGCATCGAATTTTTTTCTTCGGAAGTAAAATTTAAATTAGATGAGTCAGGCAAGCCTGTTGAAATAATTTTGAAAGAAGCTAAAGAAAGTAATATGCTTGTTGAAGAATTTATGCTTTTAGCAAATAAAATTGTAGCGCAGCATATTGCCCAGCCAAAATCTACCAAAGCCAATTCCTTTATCTACCGTGTTCATGATAAACCCGATCCTGAGAAGATAATTGAATTTGCACGATTCGTAAAATCACTTGGCTATCATTTTGATGCTCAATCAATGTCGTCAATAAAATTTAATGAACTCATAGAAAGTATCCGTGGTAAGGAGGAGGAAGCAGTTGTGAATGAACTTGCTATACGTTCTATGGCAAAAGCAGTTTACTCACCGCAAAATATCGGGCACTACGGATTGGGATTCAAATACTATACTCACTTTACTTCGCCAATAAGACGATATGCGGATTTATTGGTTCACAGACTGCTATTTGGATACACAAAAAAATCAGATGTAAAAAAATATTCTTTTAAGGAATTGCAGGAAATTTGTGACTATATTTCACAGACTGAAAGAGATGCAGTTGATGCTGAAAGACTATCAGTAAAATTAAAACAAATCGAATTTCTTGAAGACCATCTTGGTGAGGAATTTCATGCAGTTATTTCTGGTGTGACTTTTTTTGGAATTTTTGTTAAAATTACATCAATCTTAGCAGAAGGTTTGGTGCGGGTTAAGGATTTAGAGGGCGATTTTTATGTTTATGATGAAAGGAAATATTCCTTAGTTGGACGTAAAACAAAAAAACAATTTCGTCTCGGCGATAAAATAATAGTGAAATTAATTAGGGTTGATTCTGAAAAAAATGAGTTGGATTTTATCATTGTAGAATAA
- a CDS encoding PD40 domain-containing protein, protein MNRYIIKIIFLLLISAINLFPQFGKNKVQYKDFTWYYIQTNHFDIYFSQEGKTLTEFTAKIAEESIESIQKSFDYSVNNRITIIVFNSTNDFQETNVIDSYLPEGIEGFTELFKNRVVIQFHGSYQQFEHLIHHELVHAVINDMFYGGSLQNIISNNITLDLPIWFNEGMAEYQALGWDVDTDMFIRDAATNEYLPDIQNLNGYFAYRGGQSVFYYISQKYGEQKISELINKIKSTGNFEDGLKESIGITLKELNERWKKDIKKTFWPDVAIRKDPDEFAKRLTDPEEEGGFYNTSPAISPQGDKIVFISNRDYYFDVYLMDAIDGKVVKKLVEGNRSPDFEELNILTPGISWSPDGSKIALSAKSNGWDVIYLIDVESEDKEILPLTFEGIHTVAWSPDGNDIAFIGQTATQTDVYVYNIESKQLTNITNDIFSDLSLCWSNDAKKIFFSSDRDNYLRADLTADSVKIKNHNYSQTDIYSIELLTKKIIRLTDTPISKESSPVCSADGSELLFISDLNGINNIYKLNLDQKNDPIPITNSISGIYQLSTSTDGKKLTFSSLYESSFNIFLLTNPFDEDLELDELPKTNYITKLLNKNNEKILEIEASTDENDSSKIGTMEFFTGNYVDTTKVYGNNIQIDFGNYVFGKDSVLVSDSLKELSGEKIRPVNNLDENGNYYVNKYKITFSPDLIYANAGYSTLYGLLGTTVLSFSDVLGNHKIIGLTSLQIDLKNSDYGLAYYYLPKRINLGIEMFHTARFVYLTRGFSDNLFRFRNLGISGSASYPINRFYRIDAGLSWLNLSSENLDDPSEPTDKVSYVIPSASFVHDNVLWGYTSPVDGTRYRFDLLGNPGIGKTNLSFYSILGDYRTYWRFWNDYSFAFRLSGGYSGGANPQRFFIGGIENWINRNFASTTIPLESASDFAFLTPALPLRGFDYAEQIGTKYSLLNLELRFPLIRYLLTGALPFLFSNVVGVVFADIGTAWNRNQDLKFFEKDINNNIVSRDLLMGTGVGARLYLLYFLVRFDVAWAYNVDKFSSPKFYISIGADF, encoded by the coding sequence ATGAACAGATACATCATTAAAATAATTTTTTTACTCCTCATAAGTGCAATAAATCTTTTCCCGCAGTTCGGGAAGAACAAAGTGCAGTATAAAGATTTTACCTGGTATTACATTCAGACAAATCATTTTGATATTTATTTTTCGCAAGAAGGTAAAACACTAACTGAATTTACTGCCAAGATTGCAGAAGAGTCTATTGAGTCAATTCAGAAAAGTTTTGACTATTCAGTAAACAATAGAATCACTATTATCGTTTTTAATTCGACAAATGATTTTCAGGAGACAAACGTAATTGATTCCTACCTCCCTGAAGGTATCGAAGGATTTACTGAATTGTTTAAGAATCGAGTTGTAATTCAATTTCATGGTTCATATCAACAATTCGAACACTTGATTCACCATGAATTGGTTCACGCCGTAATTAACGATATGTTTTATGGTGGTTCGCTTCAAAATATTATTTCGAATAATATAACGCTCGATTTACCAATTTGGTTCAATGAAGGAATGGCTGAATACCAGGCGCTTGGTTGGGATGTTGATACGGATATGTTTATCCGTGATGCAGCCACAAATGAATATCTACCCGATATTCAAAATCTAAATGGATACTTTGCTTATAGAGGCGGACAATCTGTATTTTATTACATCTCGCAAAAGTACGGTGAACAAAAAATCAGCGAACTGATTAATAAGATAAAAAGCACAGGTAATTTTGAGGATGGGTTGAAAGAGAGTATCGGGATAACTCTTAAGGAATTAAACGAGCGCTGGAAAAAGGATATTAAAAAAACTTTCTGGCCTGATGTTGCAATCAGGAAAGACCCCGATGAATTTGCAAAGAGATTAACCGATCCGGAAGAGGAGGGGGGATTTTACAATACAAGTCCGGCAATTTCTCCGCAAGGTGATAAAATTGTTTTTATCTCTAACCGAGATTATTACTTCGACGTTTATCTTATGGATGCGATTGATGGAAAAGTCGTGAAAAAATTAGTTGAAGGAAACAGAAGCCCCGATTTTGAAGAGTTAAACATTTTGACCCCGGGTATTAGCTGGTCCCCCGATGGATCTAAAATAGCACTTTCTGCAAAAAGCAATGGTTGGGATGTGATCTACCTTATTGATGTTGAAAGTGAAGACAAAGAAATTCTTCCGTTAACTTTTGAAGGAATCCATACTGTGGCGTGGTCACCTGATGGCAACGACATTGCTTTTATTGGTCAAACCGCAACACAAACAGACGTTTATGTTTATAATATTGAATCGAAGCAATTAACAAATATTACGAATGATATTTTTAGTGATCTAAGCCTTTGCTGGTCAAATGATGCTAAGAAAATATTTTTCTCCTCCGACAGAGATAATTATCTAAGGGCAGATTTAACCGCTGACTCGGTAAAAATTAAAAATCACAATTATAGCCAGACAGATATTTATTCAATTGAATTATTAACAAAAAAAATCATTAGACTTACTGATACACCAATTAGTAAAGAATCATCACCTGTTTGCAGTGCTGATGGAAGTGAATTATTATTCATCTCCGATTTAAATGGAATAAACAATATCTATAAATTGAACCTTGATCAGAAAAATGACCCCATCCCAATAACGAATTCAATCAGTGGAATTTATCAGCTTTCAACTTCTACTGATGGGAAAAAGCTTACGTTTTCTAGTTTGTATGAATCATCGTTTAATATTTTCCTTCTTACAAATCCATTCGATGAAGACTTGGAGCTCGATGAACTTCCGAAAACAAATTATATTACAAAACTGCTTAATAAGAATAATGAAAAAATATTAGAGATCGAAGCATCAACTGATGAGAACGATTCATCTAAAATAGGAACAATGGAATTCTTTACCGGCAATTATGTCGATACTACCAAGGTTTATGGAAATAATATTCAAATAGATTTTGGAAATTATGTGTTCGGAAAAGATTCTGTTTTGGTCTCTGATTCGCTTAAAGAATTATCGGGCGAGAAAATAAGACCGGTAAATAACCTGGACGAAAATGGAAATTATTATGTGAATAAATATAAAATCACTTTTTCACCCGACTTAATTTATGCCAATGCCGGGTACAGTACGCTCTATGGTTTACTCGGCACAACAGTACTTTCTTTTAGTGATGTGCTTGGCAATCACAAGATAATTGGTTTAACAAGTCTTCAAATTGATCTAAAGAACAGTGACTACGGGCTAGCATATTATTATTTGCCGAAGAGGATAAATCTTGGAATTGAAATGTTTCATACCGCAAGATTTGTTTACCTCACAAGAGGATTCAGTGACAATCTTTTTCGCTTCAGAAATCTTGGTATTTCAGGTTCGGCAAGTTATCCAATAAATCGTTTTTATAGAATTGACGCAGGTCTTAGCTGGCTTAATCTATCTAGCGAAAATCTGGACGATCCATCAGAGCCGACTGATAAAGTATCGTACGTAATTCCGAGCGCAAGCTTCGTTCACGACAATGTTTTATGGGGTTACACTTCACCCGTTGATGGTACTCGATATAGATTTGATCTTTTAGGTAATCCGGGAATTGGCAAAACAAATCTTAGTTTTTACTCCATCCTTGGAGATTATCGAACATACTGGAGGTTCTGGAATGATTATTCGTTTGCGTTCAGATTATCAGGCGGTTACTCGGGTGGTGCAAATCCTCAAAGATTTTTTATTGGTGGAATCGAGAATTGGATTAACAGAAATTTTGCTTCTACAACTATCCCTCTTGAGTCAGCTTCAGATTTCGCATTTCTTACACCTGCCTTACCTTTGCGCGGTTTTGATTATGCAGAGCAAATCGGTACTAAATATTCCTTGCTGAATCTTGAATTAAGATTTCCATTAATTAGATACTTACTAACAGGTGCATTACCATTTCTTTTCTCTAATGTTGTTGGAGTTGTATTTGCTGATATTGGCACTGCTTGGAATCGGAATCAAGATCTTAAATTTTTTGAGAAAGATATTAATAACAATATTGTTTCAAGAGATTTACTAATGGGAACAGGGGTGGGTGCAAGATTATATTTGCTCTACTTCCTTGTTCGATTTGATGTTGCGTGGGCATACAATGTGGATAAATTTTCCAGCCCTAAGTTTTACATCTCAATCGGGGCAGATTTTTAA
- a CDS encoding zinc ribbon domain-containing protein: MPTYEYKCLNCGNLFEVFQSIKAAPVEKCPQCAGKVKKLISSGGIPIFKGSGFYQTDYKNKTASSSSVKSKSSTNTKTSVPKPKENLG; the protein is encoded by the coding sequence ATGCCGACCTATGAGTATAAATGTCTGAATTGTGGGAATTTATTTGAAGTTTTTCAATCTATCAAAGCTGCGCCTGTGGAAAAATGTCCTCAGTGTGCCGGAAAGGTAAAAAAATTAATTAGTTCCGGTGGTATCCCTATTTTTAAAGGCAGCGGGTTCTATCAAACTGATTATAAAAATAAAACTGCGTCCAGCAGTTCAGTCAAATCAAAATCTTCTACAAATACAAAAACCAGCGTACCAAAACCAAAAGAAAATTTAGGTTAA
- a CDS encoding ribose-phosphate pyrophosphokinase translates to MSFFDFKIFAGSSNYPLAEKIARQLNKSLGLIELKRFSDGEIWAKYRENIRGSDVFIVQSTNPPAENLLELLIMIDAAKRASARKITAVIPYFGYSRQDRKDQPRVSITAKLVANLITVAGADRVMTMDLHAAQIQGFFDIPFDHLYGSSVFIGEFDKIKENLAVVSPDVGGIKIARSYAKRLDSPLVVIDKRRPSQNLTEVVNIIGEVDGKNVLLVDDLIDTAGTFVGAIEALKAKGAKDVFGAVTHPLLSGPATERILNCGITSLFVSDTIPIHNDEIVKTKINIVSVAGIFAEAIRRTFKNESISSLFDVDKG, encoded by the coding sequence ATGTCCTTTTTCGATTTTAAGATATTTGCAGGCAGTTCCAACTATCCACTTGCTGAAAAAATAGCAAGGCAGTTGAATAAATCCCTGGGGTTGATCGAACTAAAGCGGTTTAGTGATGGAGAAATTTGGGCTAAGTATCGCGAAAATATTCGCGGGTCAGATGTTTTTATTGTTCAGTCCACTAATCCTCCGGCTGAAAATCTATTAGAACTTTTAATAATGATTGATGCTGCTAAAAGAGCTTCTGCCAGAAAAATAACAGCGGTAATTCCCTATTTTGGATATTCGCGTCAAGATAGAAAGGATCAGCCAAGAGTTTCTATCACGGCAAAGTTAGTTGCAAACCTTATCACTGTTGCAGGCGCTGATCGAGTGATGACTATGGATTTGCACGCGGCTCAGATTCAAGGATTTTTTGATATTCCGTTTGACCATTTATACGGATCATCTGTATTCATCGGTGAGTTTGATAAAATTAAAGAGAACCTTGCAGTAGTCTCGCCAGATGTTGGCGGAATAAAAATAGCGAGGTCTTATGCAAAGCGTTTAGATTCTCCACTTGTGGTGATTGATAAAAGAAGGCCAAGCCAAAATCTTACAGAAGTGGTAAATATTATTGGTGAAGTTGATGGGAAGAATGTTTTGTTAGTTGATGATTTGATTGATACTGCTGGAACTTTTGTTGGTGCAATTGAAGCACTCAAAGCAAAGGGAGCAAAGGATGTGTTTGGTGCAGTAACCCATCCATTGCTTTCGGGACCCGCAACCGAGCGTATATTAAATTGCGGTATCACAAGTCTTTTTGTTTCTGATACTATTCCTATTCATAATGATGAAATTGTTAAAACTAAAATAAACATCGTGTCAGTAGCTGGCATTTTTGCAGAGGCTATCAGACGCACATTTAAAAATGAATCAATAAGTTCGCTTTTTGATGTTGATAAAGGATAA
- a CDS encoding 50S ribosomal protein L25, which yields MKKIILSASKRMTGNKSLINQARKSGRVPGVFYSAHHEPISIEVAENTINPLVYTAKTHLIGLELEGKEESECILKDVQFDPVTDKVIHFDLIGLTKGETIEVEVPVKILGSAVGVKDGGILQQVLHKVQVECLPKDIPDHIEVEVTNLKIGASIHIKDLQMDAIKFTNLPDSVIISVTHPKVEKEPVAGETAEITEPEVIGKGKPSEEEEKEK from the coding sequence ATGAAAAAAATAATATTAAGTGCAAGTAAAAGAATGACCGGGAACAAATCACTCATTAATCAAGCGAGAAAATCAGGGAGAGTTCCTGGAGTTTTTTACTCAGCTCATCATGAACCAATATCAATTGAAGTTGCTGAAAATACAATAAACCCCTTAGTTTATACTGCTAAAACTCATTTGATAGGATTAGAGTTGGAAGGTAAAGAAGAATCTGAATGCATCCTGAAAGATGTTCAGTTCGATCCTGTTACAGATAAAGTAATTCATTTTGATTTAATCGGATTGACTAAAGGTGAAACAATTGAAGTTGAAGTGCCGGTTAAAATATTAGGAAGTGCAGTCGGTGTTAAAGATGGTGGAATCCTTCAGCAAGTTCTTCACAAAGTTCAGGTAGAATGTTTACCCAAGGACATCCCGGATCATATTGAAGTTGAAGTTACAAATTTAAAGATTGGTGCTTCTATACATATAAAGGATCTGCAAATGGACGCGATCAAGTTTACTAATCTCCCTGATAGTGTAATTATTAGTGTTACACATCCTAAAGTTGAAAAAGAACCGGTTGCAGGTGAAACAGCAGAAATTACAGAACCAGAAGTTATTGGCAAGGGTAAACCTTCTGAAGAAGAAGAAAAAGAGAAATAA
- a CDS encoding aminoacyl-tRNA hydrolase, translated as MRVILGIGNPGSRYSRTRHNVGFMFLDYLAVRNSISFQPSDFDYHFASGKIGDEEFLLVKPNTFVNNSGLAAIQLVEKYNLNLNALLVAVDDVNIEFSKFRIRVSGGDGGHNGLKSLIYHLNSDQFVRIRFGIGSVDLIQSLSNYVLGDFLAEEQIKMNKTFNSAASIVEIFIAAGIKAALDKNSNSNTLPN; from the coding sequence GTGAGAGTAATTCTTGGAATTGGAAACCCCGGCAGCAGATATTCTCGAACGAGACACAATGTTGGTTTTATGTTTTTAGATTACCTGGCTGTTAGAAATTCAATTTCATTTCAACCTTCCGATTTCGATTACCATTTTGCTTCAGGCAAAATTGGAGATGAAGAATTTTTGTTAGTGAAACCCAACACATTTGTTAATAACAGTGGATTGGCAGCAATACAATTGGTTGAAAAATATAATCTGAATTTAAATGCTTTGTTGGTAGCAGTTGATGATGTCAATATTGAATTCTCTAAATTCAGAATTAGAGTTTCTGGTGGAGATGGCGGACACAATGGATTGAAATCTCTAATTTATCATTTGAACAGCGACCAGTTTGTTCGCATTAGATTTGGAATTGGCTCTGTTGATTTAATCCAGAGTTTGTCAAATTATGTACTCGGTGATTTTTTAGCAGAGGAACAAATTAAAATGAATAAAACTTTTAATTCCGCTGCTTCAATTGTTGAAATATTTATAGCTGCTGGAATCAAAGCTGCACTTGATAAAAATAGTAATTCAAATACTTTACCTAATTAA